From one Coffea eugenioides isolate CCC68of chromosome 11, Ceug_1.0, whole genome shotgun sequence genomic stretch:
- the LOC113751450 gene encoding pentatricopeptide repeat-containing protein At2g22410, mitochondrial-like, with protein sequence MVISTRLKKLPSKLLFSRNHPFASFSQTLSARSNLPHYKDNPDKAKDNWNTNHSFVLSNPILSLLENKCKSISQLKQIQSQMIITGLISDGLASSRLIAFCALSEMADLSYCKTLLCSLQNPNAFSYNVSIRAFSDGENPIEAFILYKQMLCAWSNSGLRPDKYTFPLLFKTCTRLSFFYLGFEILVHVIKLGYERNIYVHNALIHFLASFGELDIARMVFNENCVRDLVSWNSLINGYVKSGKAHKALRIFREMETEGVKPDEVTMIGLVLSCGQLEDLVLGREFHQRIEEYGLNLTVPLGNALMDMYVKCGELDEAKALFDRMEKKTVVSWTTMVVGYAKLGLLDIARKLFDEMPEKDVVPWNALISGYVQIKHCKEALALFSEMQAKNVMPDQVTMVSCLSACTQIGALDVGIWLHRYIERNNICINVALGTALIDMYAKCGNISKALQIFKEMPARNSLTWTAIICALAYHGDSSDALSHFFEMIQIGLVPDEVTFLGVLSACCHGGLVEEGRKIFAQMSSKFNIPPKLKHYSCMVDLLGRAGLLEEAEELIKSMPMEADAVVWGALFFACRINKNVEMGEKAAMKLLELDPHDSGIYVLLASMYIEANMWQKSREVRKMMRERGVDKTPGCSSIEVKGDVWEFMVKDKSHPQCDEIYQCLMELKRQMELVEYSADVPLLEYDLLISSNGCC encoded by the coding sequence ATGGTCATCAGCACCCGTCTGAAGAAACTTCCTTCCAAACTACTCTTCTCAAGAAATCATCCCTTTGCGTCATTTTCTCAAACACTTTCCGCTCGTTCCAATTTGCCCCACTACAAAGACAACCCGGACAAGGCCAAGGACAACTGGAACACCAACCATTCTTTTGTCCTCTCAAACCCGATTCTTTCACTCCTTGAAAATAAATGcaagtccatttctcaactCAAGCAAATCCAATCCCAAATGATCATCACTGGCCTCATCTCAGATGGGCTGGCGTCGAGTCGTTTGATTGCATTCTGTGCTCTCTCAGAAATGGCTGATCTTTCTTACTGCAAAACGTTGTTATGCAGTTTGCAAAACCCAAATGCATTTTCTTATAATGTTTCTATTAGAGCTTTTTCTGACGGTGAGAACCCGATTGAAGCTTTTATTTTATACAAGCAAATGTTGTGTGCTTGGAGTAATAGTGGTTTAAGGCCTGATAAATATACTTTTCCTTTATTGTTTAAGACATGTACTAGATTATCATTCTTTTATTTGGGTtttgagattcttgttcatgtTATTAAATTGGGTTATGAGAGAAACATTTATGTGCATAATGCTTTAATTCATTTCTTGGCGTCTTTTGGGGAGTTGGACATTGCACGTATGGTGTTCAATGAAAATTGCGTGAGGGACTTGGTTTCTTGGAATTCTTTGATTAATGGGTATGTCAAGAGCGGGAAAGCACACAAAGCTTTGAGGATTTTTAGGGAAATGGAGACGGAGGGAGTCAAGCCAGACGAGGTTACTATGATTGGATTGGTTTTGTCGTGCGGGCAGTTGGAGGACTTAGTGCTTGGGAGAGAATTTCATCAGCGCATTGAGGAGTATGGGCTGAATTTGACCGTGCCTCTAGGTAATGCTCTTATGGACATGTATGTGAAGTGTGGGGAACTTGATGAAGCAAAGGCTTTGTTTGATAGGATGGAGAAGAAGACCGTGGTTAGTTGGACGACCATGGTTGTGGGCTATGCAAAGTTGGGGCTTTTGGACATTGCTAGAAAGCTTTTTGATGAGATGCCTGAAAAGGATGTTGTTCCTTGGAATGCTTTGATTAGTGGTTACGTCCAAATCAAACATTGTAAGGAGGCATTGGCTTTGTTTAGTGAAATGCAAGCCAAGAATGTTATGCCTGATCAGGTGACCATGGTTAGTTGTTTATCTGCTTGCACGCAGATCGGGGCGCTTGATGTTGGAATTTGGCTTCATCGGTATATTGAAAGGAATAACATCTGTATAAATGTTGCTTTGGGGACTGCTTTGATAGATATGTATGCAAAATGTGGCAACATCAGTAAGGCACTTCAGATTTTTAAAGAGATGCCAGCAAGAAACTCATTAACTTGGACAGCTATAATATGTGCTTTGGCTTATCATGGGGATTCCAGTGATGCTTTATCCCACTTCTTTGAGATGATTCAAATTGGACTGGTCCCAGATGAAGTTACATTTCTGGGTGTCTTGTCAGCTTGTTGTCATGGAGGTTTGGTTGAAGAAGGTCGCAAGATTTTTGCACAGATGAGCTCCAAGTTCAACATTCCTCCCAAACTTAAACACTACTCTTGCATGGTCGACCTTTTGGGTAGGGCTGGTCTACTAGAAGAGGCTGAAGAGCTTATTAAGAGCATGCCAATGGAAGCTGATGCTGTGGTGTGGGGAGCATTATTTTTTGCATGTCGAATTAATAAAAATGTCGAAATGGGGGAGAAAGCTGCTATGAAGCTTCTAGAACTGGATCCTCATGATAGTGGAATCTATGTCCTGCTTGCAAGCATGTACATCGAAGCAAATATGTGGCAGAAGTCCAGGGAGGTTAGGAAGATGATGAGAGAAAGAGGTGTTGACAAGACACCTGGCTGCAGTTCAATAGAGGTCAAAGGTGATGTTTGGGAGTTCATGGTCAAAGATAAGTCACATCCTCAGTGTGATGAGATCTACCAATGTCTTATGGAATTAAAGAGACAGATGGAGCTTGTCGAATATTCAGCTGATGTGCCTCTCCTGGAATATGACCTCCTCATTAGCTCTAATGGCTGCTGCTAA